From the genome of Desulfovibrio sp. JY:
AGCCCACGCTGCCGAGCATGAGCACGTAGGTGATGCTGATGAGAAAGTCGGCGTTGCCCATGGCCCGCAGGACCTTGATCAGCTGGACGCCCAGCGTGCCGCCGACGACGCCGCCGATCAGCAGCAGCAGGCCCATCTTGACGTCGACGTTGCCGAGCCGCAGGTGGATGAGCGTGCCCGAGGTGGAGGCGCCCACGATCTGGTTGGAGTCCGAAGCCGCGGCCACGGTGGGCGGAATGCCCATCATCATCAGAAGCGGCGTCATCAGGAAGCCCCCTCCGACGCCGAAGATGCCCGAGAGAAGTCCCACACCCCCACCCAGGCCGAGTACGGCCAGGATGTTCACCGAGTTTCCGGCGATGGGCAGGTACATGGTCATGGGAATGCTCATGTCGCCTTTCCTTTTGGCTGCGTTGCCGTTTCGTCCTTGCGCGGACTGACAAGCTCCACCCGGCACGAAACCCGGTGCAGGATCTGGCGCAGGGACTGTGTTTCCCGCTCCGATTGCCGCCCCTCGGCGTCGGTTGTTTCCGCCACCAGCAGCGTGACCTTGCGGTCCTTGGCGAATCGGATCACCTCATCCTCGAAGATCCCCTCGGCCACGAACCACTCGATGGCGACGCCCTCGGACCGGGCCCGTTCGACGAGCAGGCGCAGCTGCCGCCGCGCCTCCACTTCGGCCAGCGGCGGGGTCGCCTGTCCCTCGGGCGGGGCCGTGACGAAGAGCACGGACACCTTGGCCGGAATGCGCCGGGCCAGGGCAACGGCCCGTCCCAGCGCTCCGAAGGCCCCATGCCGGGGCGTCATGCAAACGAGTATGTGTTCCATGGCGTTTCTCGCCCTCCCTGCAGCAACCTGCGGGCCAACTTTGCTGAAAAAGGACAACATGGCGGGAATGCGGGCATTTCCTCTACGCGGCCGGCAGCGGTCGCCACGGTCGTGTTTCAGATTGGAAGAAACGGCGGACGGCGGGCCGGACTTTGTTCCGAAGTGGAACATGCGGCCCCAGGCGACCGGGACGGGTTCAATGAAATGAGCAGGTTATGTTTGGAATGGGGATTGCTAACCCTGCCCTGGCCGGTCCGTCGGGGTTGGCGGCTTTGCGGGGCGGTCGAAAAAGGGTAGCTTGTCGCTTCCCGGCAACAAGGATTGAGGCCATGCTGCGCACCATCCGTTCCAAAATGATCTTCACTTTCGCGGTGAGTCTGTTCTCCGTGCTGGTTTTGGCCGTCTTTCACCTGGGCAGCCTGTCGGCGCTTCGGGAGCGCTATCTGGTCAGCGAACGGGTCGAGGACCTGCAGAACGACATTCTGGAAGTCCGGCGCTTCGAAAAAAATTTCCTGTTATATCACGATATTTCCAGCTTGCGCGAGGGCCTCGACTACCTCGACGAGGTGGACCGTCTGGCCGGCGGCCTCACCGGCGGCATGGCCCACGAACTGGGTGAAAAGGCCTATCGTGAATTTTTAAACGACCTGGAAGCCTACCGCACGGCCCTGTCCCGGCTGTCGGAGCAGGGCAAGCCCACGCCCGAGGAAACCGAGGCCGTGCGCAACAAGGGCAAGGCCCTCACCGACTTCGCCACCAGGCTCCTTTCGGCCAAGCGGGCCCGCATCCATGAGACCATCCGCCAGTCCCTGGCTTTGCCCTTCGCCTTTGTCGGCGTGTTTCTGGCCGTGACCATCGCCGTGGTGGCGCTCGTTTCCACCCGGGTGCTGCGGCCGCTGGCTCTGTTGCGCGAGACCACGCGCCGGGTGGGCGACGGCGATTTCCGGCCGGTGGCCTTGCGTTCCGATCTGTCCGACGAGATTTCCGGGCTCATGGGGGCGTTTAACCGCATGGCCCACCAGATCGAGGTCAATCAGGAGGATTTGCTCCAGGCCCGCAAGATGGCGGCGCTCGGCACCTTTACCGCCGGCGTGGCCCACGAGCTCAACAACCCGCTCAACAACATCGCGCTGACCGCCGACGCCCTGCGCGAGGATTATGCAGACACCCTCGACGCCGACGGCCGGGAGCTTGTGGACGACATCACGGGGCAGGCCGACCGGGCGGCGGACATCGTGCGCAACCTGCTCGATTTTTCCCGCACCGAGCGACCGCCCTTGGTGCCGCTTTCCCCGGCCGAAGTGGTGCGCTCGAGCCTCAATCTGGTTAAAAACCAGATACAGGCTGCGGGCGTGCGCCTGGAAACGGAGTATGCCCCGGAGCTGCCCCCCATCCGGGGGGATTTGCGCAGCCTCCAGCAGGTGCTGGTCAACATCGTGCAAAACGCCGCCCAGGCCACGCCTCCCGGCGGCGTCGTGCGCGTGGAAACCTGCCTCGGCCGGGACGCCGGCCATATCCGCATCAGCGTGGCCGATACCGGCCCCGGCATCCCCCCGAGCGTGCGGGAGCACATCTTCGAACCGTTTTTCACCACCAAGGGCGTGGGCAAGGGCACGGGCCTGGGGCTGGCCGTGGCCTATTCCCTGGTCAAGCGCCATGGCGGCCGCATCGAGGTCGAGTCCCCGGAGGACGGCGGCGCGGTCTTTACCGTGCGCCTGCCCGTCGCGCCGCCCGCCACGCCCGAAGACGCCCCGGAGCAAGGGACCTCATGAAGCATCGCATCGCCGTGGTGGATGACGAGACCATCGTGTGCAACCGCCTCAGCCGCGCCCTGGCCAAGGACGGCGACGCGGTGGAGGCCTTCACCGAGGGCCGGTCGTTTCTGGCCCGTCAGGCCGAGGACCCGTTCGACCTGGTCTTTCTGGATTTGCGCCTGCCGGACGAGGACGGCATTTCGCTTTTGCCCCGCATCAAGGCGGCCTCGCGCGACACCGAAGTGATCCTCGTGACCGGGTTCGGCTCCATCGAGACGGCGGTGGAGGCGGTCAAGGAGGGGGCGTTCCACTACGTCCAAAAGCCGGTGAAGCTGGCCGAAGTGCGAAGCCTCGCCGGCGCGGCCCTGGAGCGCATCGACCTGCGCCGGGAAAACGCCCGGCTGCGCGAGGCACTGCGCGACGGTTCCGAGGGCAAGGCCATGATCGGCACCTCGCCGGCCATCCGCAAGGTCTTCGCCATGATCGACAAGGTGGCCCCCATCGACTGCAACGTCCTGCTGCTTGGGGCCAGCGGCACGGGCAAGGAGCTGGTGGCACGGGCGCTGCACAGCCAGAGCAAGCGCAGCGACCGCCCGTTCGTGTCGTTTAACTGCGGCGGGTTTACCGACGAACTCATCAGCAGCGAGCTGTTCGGCTACGAGAAGGGGGCCTTTACCGGCGCGACGGCAACCCGCATCGGGCTCTTCGAATCCGCGGCCGGGGGCACGGTCTTTCTCGACGAGATCGGCGAGATGCCCCTTTCCATGCAGGTCAAGCTCCTGCGCGTCATCCAGGAGCGCAAGCTCCTGCGCGTCGGCGGCACCAAGCCCATCGACCTCGACGTGCGCCTCATTGCCGCCACCAACAAGGACCTCAAGCACGAGGCCGCGGTCGGCGCGTTTCGCGAGGACCTGTTTTTTCGCTTAAACGTCGTGACCATCCACCTGCCGCGCCTGGACGAGCGCCGCGACGACATCGCCCCCCTGACCACCCACTTCCTGGAAAAATACAGCCTGGCCTTCCACAAGGCCGTCACCCGGGTCGAGCCCGAGGCCATGCGCATCCTTTGTGCCTACAGCTACCCGGGCAATGTCCGGGAGCTGGAAAACATCGTGGAGCGCGGCGTGGCCCTGGCCGAGGGCGAGACGCTGCGGGTCCAGGACCTGCCCTCGGACCTGCGCCAGCTCTCCTTCGACTCCATCGAGGGCGAGGGGCTCATGTCGCTTGAAGAGATGGAGCGGCGCTACATCATGCGGGTGCTTGAGCGCACGGGCTACAACAAGGGGCTTTCGGCCCAGATTCTGGACGTGCCCCGCACCACGCTGTGGCGCAAGCTCAAGCAGTACGGCCTGGACTAGGGCCGGTTCGCGGCCGACGGCGCGCGCTGCTCGGGGCCTGTCGCGGGGCGGGGAGGCGGGGCGCTCAGTCCCTGGCGTGGGCGGTCAGGAAGATGTCGAGCTGGTTGGCGAATGCCGCCTTGTCGCGGTTGCCGAGCGGCGGGGGGCCCCCGGTGACCACGCCGCTGCTGCGCAAATCATACAGCAGATTCCGCATAGCCAGACGGCCCTGGATGTTGTCCTTGCCGTAGAGCTCCCCTCTGGGGCTCAGGGCGTGGGCGTCTTTTTCGATGACCAGGGCGGCCAGCGGGATATCCGCCGTGATCACCAGATCGCCGGGCGCGACCCGGGCGACGATGGCCGCGTCCACCACGTCGAAGCCCTGGCCCACCCGGATGGCGCTGATGCGGGGCGAGGCCGGCACGGCCAGGGACTTGTTGGCGATAAGAGTCAGCCCGAGGTCCAGGCGTATGGCCGCGCGGAACAGGATTTCCTTGATGGGGGTCGGCAAGGCGTCGGCATCGACATAGATGTGCATGGAAATGTTCCTCAGGAATCCCGGCCCAGGGCCCCGGAGCGCTTGATGGCCCGCAAAAGCCGCAGTCCGAGCCCCAAGGACCAGAAGCCGCCCAGGGCGCCGAAAAGCGACACGCCGAAGAGGATGGGCGGCACCCGGTTGGCGAGAAGCAGACACGAGCCCAGAAAGAGCGCCGCGCAGAGCATGCCGTAGACGAGGCGGTTTATGGGCGCGTCCAGGCCCTTGTGGGAAAGCTGCACGTCGAGGCGGCCTTCCCGGCCCCGGCGCAGGATTTCCAAAACGTCGCGGGGAAAGGCGTCGAAAAGTGCGCTCCAGTCCCGGGAGCTGCGCCTAAGCCGCCCGAAAAGTTCGCCCGGCGAAAAGCGGCGCATGAGGATTTTCGAGGCATAGGGCGTGATGACCTCGATCAGGGAAAAGCCGGGATTGAGCGTGGCTGCCGCGCCCTCGAGCACGATGAAGACCTTGATGAGCATGGCCACGCTCGGCGGCAGCAAAATGCCGTGGCGGCGCACGAGCCCCATGACGTCGCCAAGGGCTCCGGACAGATCGAATTCCCCCACGGACTGGCCGGCGTAGTCGGCCACGAACTCCTCGATGTCGGCCCGAAGCGCCTCGCGGTCGAGCCCCGGCGGCACCCGGCCAAGGCGAGTGACCTGTTCGGTCATGGCCTCGGCGTCGCCGGTCGCCACGGCCACCAGCACCTCCTCCAGCGCCCGGCGGGTGCGCTCGTCGATGCGCCCCACCATGCCGCAGTCGAGCAGCCCCAGCCGGTCTTCGCCAAGGATCAGGATGTTGCCCGGATGCGGGTCGGCATGAAAGAAATTGTCGCGGAAGATCATCTCGAAAAAGATGTCCGCCGCGTTTCGGGCCAGGGTTGCCCGGCGGGCGTTTTCCTCGGGTGTCTTCGGCCCGGCCGCCATCTCGGCCACGGTGCGGCCTGAAAGCTCCTCCATGGTCAGCACCCGGCGGGCGCTGCGTTCCGGAAAGGAGCGGGGAAAGGCCACCCGGGCGTCGCCGGCGAAATTGGCCGCGAAATGGCGGAGATTTTTCTCCTCGCGGGTAAAATCCAGTTCGCGAAGGATGGTGCGGCGTATTTCCGTCGCCACGGCCAGGGGCTGGTACAGGCGCAGGTGCACGATGCCCCGTTCGGCCAGCTCGGCCAGGCCCATGGCGATGTCCAGGTCGGCCCGCACGTCGTCCTCGATGCCGGCGTGCTGCACCTTGACCACCACGGCCGTGCCGTCGGGCAGCGTCGCCCGGTGCACCTGGCCGATGGAAGCCGAGGCGATGGGCGTTTCCTGGAAGTCGGCGAAAAGATCCGCGATGGGCGCGCCGAGTTCGGCCTCGATGGTGCGGCGCACGCTCTCCGGCGCGTCGGGCGCGGTGTCGTCGCGCAGTTTGGCCAGCTCACTGGCCAGGTCCGGGCCGACCAGATCGGCCCGGGTGCTCAGTATCTGGCCCAGCTTGATGGCCGTGGGCCCCAGTTCGCCGAGCGCCAGGCGCAGCCGCTCGTCGCGGCGCATGGCGGCCAGGCTTCTCCCGGCCGGTCCCGTCAAATGGTCCTTGAAAAAGGACGGGTCGATGACCGCCAGGAACTCGGCCAAGCCGTACTTGGCCAAAACGCCGGCGATTTCCTTGAACCGCCGGGCGTTTCGGGCCAGATGCGGAATGCTGGCCAGGGAGAACACGGCCACGCCTACTCCACCGGGCAAAGCGGCTTTTCCCGCCGCCAGCGAAACGCCTCCACGGTGTTGGACATGAGCGTGGCGATGGTCATGGGGCCCACGCCGCCGGGCACCGGGGTGATGGCCGAAACGACGTCCTTGACCCCGTCGAAATCCACGTCGCCGGACAGCTTGCCGTCGGGCAGGCGGTTCATGCCCACGTCCACGATCACCGCGCCGGGCTTGACCATGTCCCGGGTGATGAGCCTGGCCTTGCCGATGGCCGGCACGATGAGATCGGCCTGCCGGCAGACCGCGCCGAGGTCCGGGGTGCGCGAATGGCACACCGTGACCGTGGCGTTGCCGAAGGGGGAATGGGCGGACAGCAGCATGGCCATGGGCTTGCCCACGATGTTGCTGCGCCCGACCACCACGGCGTTTTTGCCGGCCGGGGACAGGCCGTAGTATTCGAGCAGCTTGATGACGCCGTAGGGCGTGCAGGGCTTGAGTCCCGGCAGGCCGATGGAGAGCCGGCCGACGTTTTCCGGGTGGAAGCCGTCCACGTCCTTTTTGGGGTCGACCAGGGACAGGCAGCGGCCCACGTCCAGGCCCCGGGGCAGGGGAAGCTGGAGCAGGATGCCGTCGATGTCGTCGCTGCCGCTCAGTTCCGTGATGAGCTTTTCCAGGGCGCACTGGCCGGTCGCGCCGTCGAGGCGCCAGATGCGCGACACGATGCCCACTTCCTCGCAGGCTTTTTCCTTGTAGCGGACGTAGATCTGGGACGCGGGGTCCTCGCCGACCAGGATCACGGCCAGATGGGGCGCCCGGCCGTATTCCCGGACAATGGCGTCCACGTCGTCCTTGACCTTCTGGCGCAACTCGGCCGCGACTTTTTTCCCGTCGATAAGCAGCATGGTGGGTCCTCCTTCGGAAGGCAGGAACCGGGGAGGAACCCCCTTTTGCAAAAGGGGGTTCCTCCCCGGACCCCTCCTCCCCGAAAACTCTTAGCTGGAGAGCCGGGCCTCCGTCCACCCGAATTGACGCGGCCTGGTCGTTGTCCGGCGAGGCCATGCCTCGCCGGACAACGCCCAGGCCGCGCGAATGAGGGGTCCGGGGAGGCCATGCCTCCCCGGCGGGGTCGAGGGGCAGCGCCCCTCGCTCTTCGTTTTGTCTTACTCCGCGTCGTCCTCGACGACATCGTACCACTGGCCGGCCATGACCGGGCCGTAGAAGATGGCCATGTCCTCGAGCTCCTCTTCGATGCGCAGGAGCTGGTTGTACTTGGACAGCCGGTCGGAGCGCGACAGCGATCCGGACTTGATCTGGCCGGCGTTGACGGCCACGGCCAGGTCCGCGATGAAGCTGTCCTCGGTCTCGCCCGAGCGGTGGGACACGACCGTGGTGTAGGCGGCCTGCTTGGCCATCTCGATGGTGTCCAGGGTCTCGGTCACGGTGCCGATCTGGTTGAGCTTGATGAGGATGGAGTTGGCCACGCCCTGGTCGATGCCCTCGGCCAGGATGTCGGGGTTGGTGACGAAGATGTCGTCGCCGACCAGCTGGATGCGTTCGCCAAGCTCCATGGTGAGCTTCTTCCAGCCGTCCCAGTCGCCTTCGGCCAGGCCGTCCTCGATGGAGATGATGGGGTAGCGGTCGACGAAGCCCGAGAGGTAGGCGATCATTTCGTCGGCGCTCATGGTGCGCTTTTCACCGCCAAGGACGTATTTGCCGTTCTTGAAGAACTCGGAAGCGGCGGCGTCGATGGCCAGCGAGATCTCGTCGCCCGGCCGGTAGCCGGCTTCCTCGATGGCCTTGATGATGTACTTGAAGGCCTCGTCGTGGTCCTTGAGATTGGGGGCGAAGCCGCCTTCGTCGCCCACGGCGGTCATGAGCCCGTCGGCGGCCAGGATGCTCTTCAGGGTGTGGAAGGTCTCGGCCCCCATGCGCAGGGCGTCGGCGAAGGTGCGCGCGCCGAGCGGCACGATCATGAATTCCTGGATGTCCAGGTTGTTGGGGGCGTGCATGCCGCCGTTGATGATGTTCATCATCGGCACGGGCAGCACCTTGGAGTTGACGCCGCCGATGTACTGGTACAGCGGCAGGCCGAGGAAGGAGGACGCGGCGCGGGCGGTGGCCAGGGACACGCCGAGGATGGCGTTGGCGCCCAGGCGCGACTTGTTCTCCGTGCCGTCGGTGTCGATCATCAGGTTGTCGATAGCCACCTGTTGCAGGGCGTCCATGCCGATGACGGCCTCGGCCAGTTCGCCCTGGACGTTCTCCACGGCCTTGGCGACGCCCTTTCCGCCGTAGCGGGAAGCGTCCTGGTCGCGCAGCTCCAGGGCCTCACGCGAGCCGGTGGAGGCTCCGGAGGGAACGGCGGCCCGGCCGGAGGCGCCGGATTCCAGAGTGACTTCCACTTCGACGGTGGGATTGCCGCGGGAATCGAGGATTTCCCTGGCCCAGACGGCGGCAATAGTGCTCATGAGCGTCTCCTTGTTGGTATGTTGGTGCGTTTGGTGCGATGGAAAAGCGGGCCGGGCGGCCCGGCACGTCAGTATGTAACGCAATTCGCGGCGATTTATAACCCCCGCCGTCAAAGGGGGTTGCGGCCGGAAAGCAAGTCTTGGCGGGCCTTGGGGCGGCAGGCGGCGAGAGCGTCGCCGCAGCGACGTCAAATTGTGATGTCCGGAAAATCGCGGAGATCGGCGCGTCCTTCCCGCCGTTCGATATAGCGCAGGAATTTTTTCGCCTCGCTAAACTCCGCGTCGAGGCCCACGGCCTGGGTCAGGATATCGCGGCAGGCGGCCAGATCGCCCTTTTCGAAAAGCACCCGGGCCAGGTTGAACATGAGCCGTTCGTCGCCCGGCGCCAGTTCCAGGGCCTTGCGGTAGTAGGCGATGGCGGTGTCGTAGTTTTTTTGTTTGCGCAGGCGGATGCCGAAGGCGTTGATGGCGGCTTTCTGGCCATGGCCCTCCGGGTCGCTGGCGCCGGCCTGTCGCAACACGGACAAGGCGGTGGCGTCGTCGTCGGGCGCGCCCGCGGCGGCCAGGGCCACGAGGATGACCGTGAACAGGGCGCGTTCGGCGTCGGGCAGGGCGTTTTGGTCCACCGTCGCGCCGGCGTCGCGCAAAAGGCGCGAGAGCACCAAAGCGGCCGGGGCCAGCCGTTCCTTGAACACGAGCGGGGCCGGCAGGAAGTGGGCCAGGAATTCCTCCGAGGTGACGGTTTTTTGCAAGGGCATGGGCAGGGTCTTGTCGTCCAGGGGAAAGATGAGGATGCGGGCCGTGTCCAGGCGCATGGCCAGCCAGTCGATGCGCTGGGTGAAGTCGCGGGTGGCGGCTCCGGCCTTGCCCATCCGTTCGAGCTTTTGCGACTGATAGCAACCGAGAATTTCCGGCAGCATGAATCGGTCCCCCGGAGCCGGCGGCATGGATGCCCGGCGGCTATGGCAGGCGTTTGTCGCGCCGGGCGCGGCCCTGGTCCCGGCCGAGCCAGAGTTGGCGCAATCCCTCGAGCAACAGTTCCGGCCGCACGTCGCGGATGGCCGGGCAGATGGGGGCAAGCTTCTCGGCGAAGCCGCCGGTGGCGATGACGTGGGTCTCGCCGCCCAGATGGGCCATCAGGCGGGCGGTGATGCCCGATACCATATCGGCAAAGCCGAACACAAATCCCTGGTTGATGCAATCCGTGGTGGAACGTCCGATGGAGAGCGCGCCGTCGCCCGGGTCGAGGGCCACGTGGGGCAGCTTGGCCGTCTTGCTGACTAGGCCGGACAGCGAGGTGCGCATGCCGGGGCAGATGAGCCCGCCGAGAAAGGCGTCGTCCCGCACGCAGTCGAAGTTGGTGGCCGTGCCGAAATCGACCACGATGACCGAGGGCGTGGAAACGGCCAGCCGGCCGGCATAGGCCGTGACGAGGCGGTCCGCGCCGACTTCGTGGGGCCGGCCGTAGAGATTTTTGAGCGGCACCGGGATGTCGACGGACACGAAATGCAGCCGGGAGCCGATGTAGCGCGAGACGGCCTGGGAAAGGACGGGGTTCAGGGGCGGCACCACGCTCGAGGCGATGGCGGTTTCCACGTCGGCCGGCCGCACGCCGTGGATGGACAGGGCCGTGACCAGGGAGAGTCCCAGGCTGTCCGGGGTGGCCGAATGGTTGGTCGGCAGGGCGAACGACGGCCCCAGCCCCGAACGCTCGGCCAGACCGAACTTGATGTTGGTGTTGCCAACGTCGATGAGCAGGGCGGGCATGGCGCGCTTACCGGGTCGCGGCGGCCTGGGCTGCCTTGGCGGCCGGGGCGGCGGTTACGTGTTTGAGGAACGTTTCGACGTCGGGCAGGATGCGTCCCACGATGACGTCCACGCCCTTGGCGGTCGGGTGTAGGCCGTCAGGCAGGGTCAGGCCGTAATGGCCGGTGACGCCGTCGAGGAAAAAGGGATAGAGCACGGCGTGGTATTTTTGGGCCAGCGCCGGATAAATGGCGTCAAAGGCGGCGGCGTAGTCCGCGCCGTAGTTTTTGGCCGAGCGCATGCCGCATAACAGCACCGGAATGCCGGCCTTGGCGAGCCTGGCCATGATGGTGTCCAGGTTCGCCTTGGCCGCCTCGGGGTCCTGGCCGCGCAGCATGTCGTTGGCCCCGAGCTCGAGGATGACGCCGTCGGGGGCGGTCTTCATGACGCCTTCCAGGCGGGACAGGCCGCCGATGGTCGTGTCGCCCGAGACACCGAAATTGTCGATGACCACATGGTAGCCCCTGGCCGCAAGCGCCGCCTGGAGCTTGGCCGGAAAGGCGTCGTCGGCGGGCAGGCCGTAGCCGGCGGTCAGGCTGTCGCCAAGGGCGGCCAGACGGATTTCGGCGGCCGGGGCGGGGAACGTCATAAGCCCTCCGAAAAGCAGGAAGACCAGCAGCGCCAAGGCCGCCACGGCTCTGAATTGTCTTTTCCGGGCAAGTTGGTATCGTACCAGTTCGGCAACAAGGGAAGGAGCATTTTGCATGGGTGGTCCGGCTGATAACATGATTGCGCTGTCGGATGTGCGCCTGACGTTACAAAGCCGGGCCGGCCGGGTCAACATCCTGCGCGGCGTGGATCTGGCCGCCGCTCCGGGCGAGCGGCTGGCCGTCATGGGGCCTTCGGGCGCGGGCAAAACCTCGCTTCTGATGCTCCTGGCCGGGCTGGAGCGGGCCACGTCGGGCTCGGTGCGCGTTGCCGGCCACGATCTTTCGGCCATGGACGAGGACGCCCTGGCCGCCTTTCGCCGGGAAAACGTGGGCATTGTCTTTCAAGGTTTTCATCTGGTGCCGGCCATGACCGCCCTGGAAAACGCGGCCCTGTCCCTGGAATTCGCCGGCCGTCGCGACGCCTTCGACCGGGCCCGGGAGGCTCTGGCGGACGTGGGCCTGTCCGACAGGCTGGACCATTTCCCGGCCGAGCTTTCCGGCGGCGAACAGCAGCGGGTGGCCCTGGCCCGGGCCCTGGCTCCCCGGCCGCGCCTGCTCCTCGCCGACGAACCCACGGGCAACCTCGACAGCGAGACCGGACTTCGGGTGATGGACCTGCTTTTCTCCCTGGCCGCCGGCACGACCCTGGTGCTGGTCACCCACGACCCGGGTCTGGCCGGACGCTGCGGCCGGGTGGCCAGGCTGCGCGACGGTCGCATGGAAGACGGAGTGGCGGCGTAAGTGAAGCGCCTCTTTTTCGCCCCGCGCGGCCACAGCCCCCTGGAGCGACTGGCCCGGGCGCTGCTCCTCGCCGGGGTGTTCGCCCTGGCCATGGTGGCCTACCGGAAACATTTCGACCACGTGATCGAACAGGCCGAAGCCCAGGGCACCATTGCCGACCCCGGCCATGTCCTGGCCAATGCCGACCGGGCCCTGGCCCTTGGCGCGGCCCAGGACCTTCGGCGGCGCTACGGCCTGGATTTGCGCCTGCGCCTGGGTGGAAAGCCCACCCCCCCGTCCCCGGACGATCCCCAAACCGTGTGGTTTTACCTGGCCCCCGATTGCCGGGGAAGCCGCGTGGTCGCTCCGGCCCTGGTGGCTTCCGCCCTGCCGGAAAACCTGTTGAACGATCTGGGCAGCGGGCATATGGACGCGGCCTGCCGGGAAGGACGCCCCCGCGAGGGCGTGCTCGGCGCGCTCGGAGTCTTTATCGACGCCCTCGGCCACGCGGCGGGCCGAGGCAAAGGAGTACAGCATGAATGAAGAAGCGAAAACGCCGCGCCAGGCGGTGACCATTCACACCGACGGAGCCT
Proteins encoded in this window:
- a CDS encoding universal stress protein, with protein sequence MEHILVCMTPRHGAFGALGRAVALARRIPAKVSVLFVTAPPEGQATPPLAEVEARRQLRLLVERARSEGVAIEWFVAEGIFEDEVIRFAKDRKVTLLVAETTDAEGRQSERETQSLRQILHRVSCRVELVSPRKDETATQPKGKAT
- a CDS encoding sigma-54 dependent transcriptional regulator, whose product is MKHRIAVVDDETIVCNRLSRALAKDGDAVEAFTEGRSFLARQAEDPFDLVFLDLRLPDEDGISLLPRIKAASRDTEVILVTGFGSIETAVEAVKEGAFHYVQKPVKLAEVRSLAGAALERIDLRRENARLREALRDGSEGKAMIGTSPAIRKVFAMIDKVAPIDCNVLLLGASGTGKELVARALHSQSKRSDRPFVSFNCGGFTDELISSELFGYEKGAFTGATATRIGLFESAAGGTVFLDEIGEMPLSMQVKLLRVIQERKLLRVGGTKPIDLDVRLIAATNKDLKHEAAVGAFREDLFFRLNVVTIHLPRLDERRDDIAPLTTHFLEKYSLAFHKAVTRVEPEAMRILCAYSYPGNVRELENIVERGVALAEGETLRVQDLPSDLRQLSFDSIEGEGLMSLEEMERRYIMRVLERTGYNKGLSAQILDVPRTTLWRKLKQYGLD
- a CDS encoding YaiI/YqxD family protein codes for the protein MHIYVDADALPTPIKEILFRAAIRLDLGLTLIANKSLAVPASPRISAIRVGQGFDVVDAAIVARVAPGDLVITADIPLAALVIEKDAHALSPRGELYGKDNIQGRLAMRNLLYDLRSSGVVTGGPPPLGNRDKAAFANQLDIFLTAHARD
- the eno gene encoding phosphopyruvate hydratase; its protein translation is MSTIAAVWAREILDSRGNPTVEVEVTLESGASGRAAVPSGASTGSREALELRDQDASRYGGKGVAKAVENVQGELAEAVIGMDALQQVAIDNLMIDTDGTENKSRLGANAILGVSLATARAASSFLGLPLYQYIGGVNSKVLPVPMMNIINGGMHAPNNLDIQEFMIVPLGARTFADALRMGAETFHTLKSILAADGLMTAVGDEGGFAPNLKDHDEAFKYIIKAIEEAGYRPGDEISLAIDAAASEFFKNGKYVLGGEKRTMSADEMIAYLSGFVDRYPIISIEDGLAEGDWDGWKKLTMELGERIQLVGDDIFVTNPDILAEGIDQGVANSILIKLNQIGTVTETLDTIEMAKQAAYTTVVSHRSGETEDSFIADLAVAVNAGQIKSGSLSRSDRLSKYNQLLRIEEELEDMAIFYGPVMAGQWYDVVEDDAE
- a CDS encoding tetratricopeptide repeat protein — protein: MLPEILGCYQSQKLERMGKAGAATRDFTQRIDWLAMRLDTARILIFPLDDKTLPMPLQKTVTSEEFLAHFLPAPLVFKERLAPAALVLSRLLRDAGATVDQNALPDAERALFTVILVALAAAGAPDDDATALSVLRQAGASDPEGHGQKAAINAFGIRLRKQKNYDTAIAYYRKALELAPGDERLMFNLARVLFEKGDLAACRDILTQAVGLDAEFSEAKKFLRYIERREGRADLRDFPDITI
- the folD gene encoding bifunctional methylenetetrahydrofolate dehydrogenase/methenyltetrahydrofolate cyclohydrolase FolD; this translates as MLLIDGKKVAAELRQKVKDDVDAIVREYGRAPHLAVILVGEDPASQIYVRYKEKACEEVGIVSRIWRLDGATGQCALEKLITELSGSDDIDGILLQLPLPRGLDVGRCLSLVDPKKDVDGFHPENVGRLSIGLPGLKPCTPYGVIKLLEYYGLSPAGKNAVVVGRSNIVGKPMAMLLSAHSPFGNATVTVCHSRTPDLGAVCRQADLIVPAIGKARLITRDMVKPGAVIVDVGMNRLPDGKLSGDVDFDGVKDVVSAITPVPGGVGPMTIATLMSNTVEAFRWRREKPLCPVE
- a CDS encoding HAMP domain-containing histidine kinase gives rise to the protein MLRTIRSKMIFTFAVSLFSVLVLAVFHLGSLSALRERYLVSERVEDLQNDILEVRRFEKNFLLYHDISSLREGLDYLDEVDRLAGGLTGGMAHELGEKAYREFLNDLEAYRTALSRLSEQGKPTPEETEAVRNKGKALTDFATRLLSAKRARIHETIRQSLALPFAFVGVFLAVTIAVVALVSTRVLRPLALLRETTRRVGDGDFRPVALRSDLSDEISGLMGAFNRMAHQIEVNQEDLLQARKMAALGTFTAGVAHELNNPLNNIALTADALREDYADTLDADGRELVDDITGQADRAADIVRNLLDFSRTERPPLVPLSPAEVVRSSLNLVKNQIQAAGVRLETEYAPELPPIRGDLRSLQQVLVNIVQNAAQATPPGGVVRVETCLGRDAGHIRISVADTGPGIPPSVREHIFEPFFTTKGVGKGTGLGLAVAYSLVKRHGGRIEVESPEDGGAVFTVRLPVAPPATPEDAPEQGTS
- a CDS encoding type III pantothenate kinase; translated protein: MPALLIDVGNTNIKFGLAERSGLGPSFALPTNHSATPDSLGLSLVTALSIHGVRPADVETAIASSVVPPLNPVLSQAVSRYIGSRLHFVSVDIPVPLKNLYGRPHEVGADRLVTAYAGRLAVSTPSVIVVDFGTATNFDCVRDDAFLGGLICPGMRTSLSGLVSKTAKLPHVALDPGDGALSIGRSTTDCINQGFVFGFADMVSGITARLMAHLGGETHVIATGGFAEKLAPICPAIRDVRPELLLEGLRQLWLGRDQGRARRDKRLP
- a CDS encoding AarF/ABC1/UbiB kinase family protein, coding for MFSLASIPHLARNARRFKEIAGVLAKYGLAEFLAVIDPSFFKDHLTGPAGRSLAAMRRDERLRLALGELGPTAIKLGQILSTRADLVGPDLASELAKLRDDTAPDAPESVRRTIEAELGAPIADLFADFQETPIASASIGQVHRATLPDGTAVVVKVQHAGIEDDVRADLDIAMGLAELAERGIVHLRLYQPLAVATEIRRTILRELDFTREEKNLRHFAANFAGDARVAFPRSFPERSARRVLTMEELSGRTVAEMAAGPKTPEENARRATLARNAADIFFEMIFRDNFFHADPHPGNILILGEDRLGLLDCGMVGRIDERTRRALEEVLVAVATGDAEAMTEQVTRLGRVPPGLDREALRADIEEFVADYAGQSVGEFDLSGALGDVMGLVRRHGILLPPSVAMLIKVFIVLEGAAATLNPGFSLIEVITPYASKILMRRFSPGELFGRLRRSSRDWSALFDAFPRDVLEILRRGREGRLDVQLSHKGLDAPINRLVYGMLCAALFLGSCLLLANRVPPILFGVSLFGALGGFWSLGLGLRLLRAIKRSGALGRDS